The Coregonus clupeaformis isolate EN_2021a chromosome 8, ASM2061545v1, whole genome shotgun sequence genome has a segment encoding these proteins:
- the LOC121559972 gene encoding CD48 antigen-like: MSGGSFSCFSKQGILLLLLSNLHYGVGVSSYLSFHKTVGDSVEMPAGLEGQNVTLIMWRYSEKDIAEFNSEGLYFHGSQFKGRLEMNAKDFSLTIRKLTLQDSGEYLVITETDKQIPSKAVTLQVHEPISKVVIQTDITLLANHSCTVRLVCNVSCYSNLTYTWERDNEMYADAQQIHLSLSPAERDIIVTCNASNLVSWKSAFATVKCSNDTTTPEYLTGLVWYNIYVGVSVGGAVVLILTVAVAVCYCRVRRNTDSTVNTIYADVMINTIIKDTRSNSQVNPMSIYETVNDLAIPRLNEPQTLYDKIAFGCPEPPTSPYQKVL, encoded by the exons ATGTCTGGTGGTTCCTTCTCCTGCTTCTCCAAACAGGGAATACTCCTTCTCCTACTCTCCAACCTCCACTATG GTGTGGGTGTTTCTTCATACCTGTCATTCCACAAGACAGTAGGGGACTCTGTGGAGATGCCTGCAGGCTTAGAGGGGCAGAATGTCACCCTAATTATGTGGAGGTATAGCGAAAAGGATATTGCAGAATTCAACTCAGAAGGTTTATATTTCCATGGATCCCAGTTCAAGGGGAGACTAGAAATGAATGCCAAAGACTTCAGTTTAACAATTAGGAAACTGACTCTGCAAGACTCAGGGGAATATCTAGTTATTACTGAAACAGACAAGCAGATTCCCAGTAAGGCTGTCACTCTGCAGGTTCACG agcctaTATCCAAGGTGGTGATCCAGACAGACATCACGCTATTAGCCAACCACTCCTGTACGGTGCGGCTGGTGTGCAACGTGTCCTGCTACTCCAACCTTACATACACCtgggagagagacaatgagatgTACGCAGACGCCCAGCagattcacctctctctctctcctgcagagaGAGACATCATTGTAACATGCAATGCCTCCAACCTAGTCAGCTGGAAATCTGCCTTTGCAACAGTAAAGTGTAGTAATGACACAACCACACCAG AATATTTGACAGGACTGGTGTGGTATAACATCTATGTCGGAGTATCAGTAGGAGGCGCTGTGGTGCTGATCCTCACTGTAGCTGTGGCAGTGTGCTACTGCAGGGTCCGCCGTAACACAG ACAGCACTGTCAACACAATATATGCTGATGTTATGATCAACACAATCATTAAAGAT ACAAGATCAAACAGTCAGGTAAACCCAATGTCCATCTATGAGACTGTCAATGATCTGGCTATCCCAAGATTGAATGAG CCGCAGACTCTGTATGACAAGATCGCATTTGGATGCCCAGAgccccccacctctccctaccAGAAAGTACTGTGA
- the LOC123491441 gene encoding low affinity immunoglobulin gamma Fc region receptor II-c-like gives GPNHTGGYVCRAGRGDPVYDTLYSEPQFLWSGDLHPSVSLRIRPNRTQHFTSKSLSLSCEEKGNSTGWRLKRYRERGVESGCGSNWGSIAGSTCTIRSTLEKDSGVYRCESASGEYSNAVNITVDAGVVILENPAYPMTEGDSVTLRCTNRYQETNPNPKVDFYKDGVLIRNETTGEMTIPAVSKSDEGFYKCKSNEGESPESWVTVRGITPGPSTSVLVVVVVGLVVAGVLMAILLLLLCRYKNAKGSCCNRIFSPPQPHSTNLDPQQDQGSTQSQALDAGYTHLQHGGANIYDTITPSDNNDNEKPADPKESPVYSEVKTGKATAGTGPVDVTYAEVDLKQKAKAKKKKETETPPEADSVYSQVKPVTAPGP, from the exons GGTCCTAATCACACAGGAGGATATGTGTGTAGAGctgggagaggagacccagtctATGACACACTCTACAGTGAACCTCAGTTTCTCTGGTCAGGAG ACCTGCATCCTTCAGTGTCTCTCAGAATAAGACCCAACAGAACTCAACACTTTACATCAAAGTCTCTCTCACTGAGCTGTGAGGAGAAGGGGAACTCTACTGGATGGAGActgaagagatacagagagagaggagtggagtcaGGGTGTGGCTCTAACTGGGGATCAATAGCAGGGTCCACATGTACCATCAGGTCCACACTTGAAAAGGACAGTGGAGTGTACAGGTGTGAGTCTGCATCAGGAGAGTACAGTAATGCTGTCAACATCACAGTGGATG CTGGTGTTGTGATCCTGGAAAACCCTGCCTATCCCATGACTGAgggagactctgtgactctgcGCTGTACAAATAGATATCAGGAAACAAACCCAAACCCCAAGGTTGATTTCTACAAAGATGGAGTACTCATCAGGAAtgagaccacaggagagatgACCATTCCGGCAGTATCCAAGTCAGATGAAGGCTTCTATAAGTGTAAATCTAATGAAGGAGAATCACCAGAGAGCTGGGTGACAGTGAGAG GCATAACTCCTGGACCCTCTACATCAGtcctagtagtagtggttgtgggCCTGGTTGTTGCTGGTGTTCTAATGGCCATTCTCCTGTTACTGCTGTGTCGATATAAAAACGCCAAAG GTTCCTGTTGTAACAGGATATTCTC GCCCCCCCAGCCACACAGCACCAACCTGGACCCCCAACAGGACCAAGGATCTACCCAGAGCCAGGCTCTTGATGCTGGGTATACACACCTGCAGCATG GTGGCGCTAACATCTACGATACAATCACTCCCTCAGACAATAATGACAATG aAAAGCCAGCTGATCCAAAAGAAAGTCCAGTCTATTCTGAGGTCAAGACAGGGAAGGCCACAG CAGGAACTGGACCTGTTGATGTGACCTATGCTGAGGTTGACCTTAAACAGAAGGCCAAAGCCAAGAAGAAGAAAG AAACAGAAACCCCACCTGAGGCAGATTCGGTCTATTCTCAAGTGAAGCCAGTCACAGCCCCAG GACCTTGA